TCGCCGCGGTGATCTCCGGATGGTTGCGGACCACCTCCGCGAGCCGCCGCGGCGGGGCCGCGCCCTCGCAGTACACCTCGACGTACGCCTCGGTGCGCCAGCCCAGCGCCGACGGCTGCACCGTGGCCGTGAACCCGGTGATCACCCCGGTGTCCCGCAACCGGTCCACGCGCCGCTTGACCGCCGTGGACGACAGCCCGATCGCCGAACCGATCTCCGCGAACGAGGTCCGCGCGTTCGCCATCAGCGCGGTGATGATCTTCCGGTCGAGCTCGTCGAACGCGGCGGTCCTGCTGTTCATGTCGGCACTGTATCCAGCGGCGGCGTCCGCATCTCGGCACGTGTCCAGTCGTACGAATTACTCCTAGACTCCGGGGTCATGCTGCGCGCCCTGGCTGTCGACGACGAACGCCCCTCGCTGGAGGAACTGCTCTACCTCCTCGGCGCCGATCCCCGGATCGGCAGTGTGGAGGGGGCCGGTGACGCCACCGAGGCGCTGCGCCGCATCAACCGCGCGCTGGAGTCCGGACCGCACGGGCCCGAGGCGATCGACGTCGTCTTCCTCGACATCAACATGCCCGGCCTCGACGGCCTGGACCTCGCCCGGCTGCTCACCGGGTTCGCCAAACCGCCGCTCGTCGTGTTCGTCACCGCCCACGAGGACTTCGCCGTCCAGGCCTTCGACCTCAAGGCCGTCGACTACGTCCTCAAACCGGTCCGCAAGGAACGCCTCGCCGAGGCCGTCCGCCGGGCCGCCGAACGCCTCGACAGCGCGCCCCGCATCCCGGTGCACGAACCCGATCCCGACCACATACCCGTGGAGCTCGGCGGGGTGACCCGGTTCGTCGCCGTCGACGACATCACCCACGTCGAGGCCCAGGGCGACTACGCCCGCCTGCACACCGACAAGGGCAGCCACCTCGTGCGCATCCCGCTCTCCACCCTGGAGGAGCGCTGGCGCTCCCGTGGCTTCGTCCGCATCCACCGCCGCCACCTCGTCGCACTGCGCCACGTCGGCGAACTCCGGCTGGACGCGGGCACGGTGAGCGTCCTCGTCGGCGGCGAGGAACTCCAGGTCAGCCGCCGCCACACGCGCGAACTGCGGGACCTGCTGATGAGGAGGCCCTGACGTGCCGCACCAGGACCCCGTCGAGCGGCGCGTCGTCGTCACCGGGCCGCCCCGGCGCAGCCGTCCGGCCTCCGGCTACTACCGGCCGCGCACCGAGATCGACGAACAGACCACCCTCGGCCACACCTACGTCCGCTCCCTGATGCGCACCCAACTGCGCGCCGCCCTCGCGGTGTTCGCGTTCCTCGGCCTGCTCATCGGCCCGCTCCCGCTGCTCTTCGCGGCGATGCCCGACGCCCACCGCCTCG
Above is a window of Streptomyces griseorubiginosus DNA encoding:
- a CDS encoding Lrp/AsnC family transcriptional regulator, whose amino-acid sequence is MNSRTAAFDELDRKIITALMANARTSFAEIGSAIGLSSTAVKRRVDRLRDTGVITGFTATVQPSALGWRTEAYVEVYCEGAAPPRRLAEVVRNHPEITAAMTVTGGADALLHVRARDVEHFEEVLERIRVEPFIRKTISVMVLSHLLPESPEAGASQPAPEA
- a CDS encoding LytR/AlgR family response regulator transcription factor — encoded protein: MLRALAVDDERPSLEELLYLLGADPRIGSVEGAGDATEALRRINRALESGPHGPEAIDVVFLDINMPGLDGLDLARLLTGFAKPPLVVFVTAHEDFAVQAFDLKAVDYVLKPVRKERLAEAVRRAAERLDSAPRIPVHEPDPDHIPVELGGVTRFVAVDDITHVEAQGDYARLHTDKGSHLVRIPLSTLEERWRSRGFVRIHRRHLVALRHVGELRLDAGTVSVLVGGEELQVSRRHTRELRDLLMRRP